A single genomic interval of Granulicella tundricola MP5ACTX9 harbors:
- the rplR gene encoding 50S ribosomal protein L18 gives MISPRQRNVIRQRVHTRIRAKMAGTAERPRLNVYRSLNHIYTQLIDDANGVTLASASSKGKKGEEAKSGGNVEAARLVGKLIAERGVEKGIKKVVFDRGGYLYHGRIKALADAAREAGLDF, from the coding sequence ATGATCTCACCCCGTCAGCGTAATGTAATTCGTCAGCGCGTTCACACCCGTATCCGCGCCAAGATGGCCGGCACTGCTGAGCGTCCGCGCCTCAATGTGTACCGCTCACTCAACCACATCTACACCCAGCTGATCGATGACGCGAACGGCGTCACGCTCGCCTCTGCTTCCTCCAAGGGGAAGAAGGGCGAGGAGGCCAAGTCCGGCGGCAACGTCGAGGCGGCTCGCCTGGTCGGCAAGCTCATCGCGGAGCGCGGCGTGGAGAAGGGCATCAAGAAAGTCGTATTCGATCGCGGTGGATACCTCTACCACGGCCGCATCAAGGCCCTTGCGGATGCTGCACGTGAAGCCGGTCTGGACTTCTAA
- the rplF gene encoding 50S ribosomal protein L6 produces the protein MSRIGKKPIALPAGVKYTVDGNTVLVEGPKGKVTALVPTGITLVKKDNELLVERENDSLAGFHGLARALVFNAVTGVTTGWTKELDIVGIGYRAELKGKDMVVFTLGYSHPIEFPLPTGIEVTIDAKQLHLTVSGIDRQKVGQIAADMRSLRKPDPYKNKGVRYTGEKLKKKVGKTGAK, from the coding sequence ATGTCACGTATTGGTAAGAAGCCGATTGCTCTACCCGCAGGCGTGAAGTACACCGTCGACGGCAACACTGTTTTGGTCGAAGGACCCAAGGGCAAGGTCACCGCCCTGGTTCCGACCGGCATCACGCTGGTCAAGAAGGATAACGAGCTGCTCGTCGAGCGCGAGAACGATTCCCTGGCAGGTTTTCACGGACTTGCCCGCGCCCTGGTCTTCAACGCCGTCACCGGCGTGACGACGGGCTGGACGAAGGAACTGGACATCGTCGGCATCGGCTACCGTGCTGAGCTGAAGGGCAAGGATATGGTCGTGTTCACGCTCGGCTACTCCCACCCCATCGAGTTCCCGCTCCCCACCGGCATTGAAGTCACGATCGACGCCAAGCAGCTTCACCTGACCGTTTCCGGTATCGACCGGCAGAAGGTCGGCCAGATTGCCGCCGATATGCGCTCGCTCCGCAAGCCCGATCCGTACAAAAACAAGGGCGTTCGCTATACCGGCGAGAAGCTCAAGAAGAAGGTCGGAAAGACCGGCGCCAAGTAA